Within Pseudomonas alloputida, the genomic segment ATTGCACACAGGCAAATGACCATGCCCAGTGGCATCGAACCGAAAGCCGGCGTGGTGTTGCTTGACACCCGCGACCACACGCCCGAACACGAGCACGGCGTTCATCTCAAGCTTGCCGAAGGCCTGGCACGTTTGCTGGGCTGCCCATTTATACAGCCCATGCGGCCGCCAGATGCAGCCGATGCCTACTATTATCTGCCAACCGAGACCCTGATCGACCCCAGACGATATGCCGGCTTGGGTATTTGCAGCGAACAGGACCTGTTTGGCGGCATGGTGCCGTACCCCTACATGGCGACCAAGGCGATCTCTCACCCGTTACCCGCCGGGGCCAGCTTCCCGCCAGGCTGGACCGACGACTTCGCCCGACAGGCCAGCGATGCCCTGCTGCGCGGCTACACCGTGTTCAGCAAAGCCGACGCTCGCACTGCCGCACAGTTGCTGCTGCTCGACGGCCCGCTGAGGGTCAAACCGGTACTGGCTTGTGCGGGACGCGGGCAACAGGTCATCACCACTGCAGATGCCCTGGAGCCTCTGCTGGCCGATATGGATGACCACACGTTGGCGCAGTGGGGCCTGGTGCTCGAAGAAGACCTGAGCGAGGTGCAAACCTTCAGCGTCGGCCAGGTGCGCGTCGCCGGCTTGACCTGCAGCTACCACGGCGCCCAGCAACTGACACGTGACCATCAG encodes:
- a CDS encoding DUF3182 family protein, translated to MTMPSGIEPKAGVVLLDTRDHTPEHEHGVHLKLAEGLARLLGCPFIQPMRPPDAADAYYYLPTETLIDPRRYAGLGICSEQDLFGGMVPYPYMATKAISHPLPAGASFPPGWTDDFARQASDALLRGYTVFSKADARTAAQLLLLDGPLRVKPVLACAGRGQQVITTADALEPLLADMDDHTLAQWGLVLEEDLSEVQTFSVGQVRVAGLTCSYHGAQQLTRDHQGTEVYGGSELVVVRGDYQALLQLPLDDHLRLAINQAMVYEQAAEQHFPGFVASRRNYDIARGISPSGHLCSGVLEQSWRLGGASSAELLALQAFADDPALQRVRASTHEVFGNPDLPADAILFYQGNDSELGQLSKFARIRDHGHSE